The genomic DNA GGCGTCCGGGCCGTAGGACAGGACAATCCCCATGCTGATGAGCACGAGCGTCAAAATTATAAGCAGGGTGATGGTTGACTGCTTGCGGCGCATCAGTCGTGCTCCGGCTGGTCGGGCTCGATGACGAACAGATCGTTCGGGGTGCATTCGAGAATCTGACAGAGCGCCTCGATGGTTGAATAACGGATCGAACGGGTCTCGTTATAAAGCAGGCGGTTTGCGTTCTGGCCGCTGATGCCCAGCTGTTTATAAAGCCAGTATTTACTCTTTCCCTTTTTCTTTAAAATTTCCAAAGCGTTCATGTGAATCATAAAGAATCCTCCATTTACAGTGCATCAGGCATGTTCCTGTTGGTCGGGTTCGATAACGAAAAGATCGTTCGGGGTGCATTCGAGGATCTGACAGAGCGCCTCGATGGTCGAATAACGGATCGAACGGGTTTCGTTATAAAGGATCTTATTGAGATTTTGACCACTGGTGCCAAGATGTTTTGCGAGCCAATATTTCGTCTTTCCCTTTTTCTGAAGGATTTCCAACGCATTCAATCGGATCATATAAAATCTCCCCATAGCATATTTATCAATATGATATTAATAAATACACCATTTAAACATGTAGTCCGAAAAAATATAGTAATCAATAGATTGCATAATGTTTAAATTCATGTTATACTGTAGTCGATCCACGTCGTCTCCCTAAAACGGCTGGAGCAAACGAAGGGGGCCCCACACGCCGCGCGCGTGGGGCCCCCTTCTATTCGTCGTCGATGCAAAACAGATCATTCGGCGTGCATTCAAGCACCTGGCACAGTGCTTCGATGGTCTCGAAATGGATACCTTTTGTTTTTCCATAGAGGATTTTGTTCAGGTTCTGACCGCCCATCCCCAACTGCTTGCCCAGCCAGGATCTGCTTTTTCCCTTTTGTGCAAGCAATTCCAGAATGTTAATACGTACCATATCGAAACCTTCCCATTACCGCCCGCCGCGGTTGACCTTCGCGTAGCGGCTGTTCTTTCCGGTTTTCGCCTTTCCGACCGAGCGGTCGTTGCGTTCGCGGCTACGCCCGCGGACACGTCCGTCCTGCCGCTGCTTGAGGGCTTTTTCCGTTTCGCGGCGGCGCTCGGCGTTTTTCTGCCGTTCAAGCGTTTCGCGGTCCGGCGCGATGAGGCAGTTCGGCCCGGTCCCGATGAGATCCTCACGGCCGGCCTTTTTGAGCGCCGTCATCACCGCGCGGCGGTTTTCCGGCTTGAAGTATTGGAGCAGCGAACGCTGCAGCCATTTGTCCTCCTGCGAGGAAGGGGCATAGACCGGCCGCAGGGTGTACGGGTCAAGGCCGGTATAGAACATGCAGGTCGAAACGGTGCCGGGCGTGGGATAGAAGTCCTGCACCTGCTCCGGGCGGATGCGGTTGCGTTTGAGGAACAGCGCGAGGTTGACCGCGTCCTTCAAAGTTGAACCGGGGTGGGAGGAAATCAGGTAGGGGACAAGGTACTGCTCCTTTCCAACCTGTTTGGTGAGCTTATAAAAACGCTCGGCAAACCGTTCGTACACCTCAATGTGGGGCTTTCCCATACAGTCGAGCACATTCGGGCTGCAATGCTCCGGCGCGACCTTGAGCTGGCCGCTCACATGGTGCGCGAGCAGCTCACGCATAAAGCGGTCGTCGCGTTCGAGCATCATGTAGTCGTAGCGAAGCCCGGATCGGACAAATACATGCTTGACGCCGGGCAGTTCCCGCAAATCGCGCAGGATGTCGAGATATTCGCTGTGGTCGACCTCCAGCGCCGGGCATGGCGTGGGCGCCAGACATTTGCGTTCGGCACACAGGCCTTTGGAGAGCTGCTTTTTGCAGGAGGGGTGCCGAAAGTTGGCCGACGGGCCGCCCACGTCGCTGATAATCCCCTTGAAACGGGGGTTGCGGGTGAAACTTTCGGCCTCGGCAAGGATGGATTGTTTGCTGCGGCAGGTCACGGAACGCCCTTGATGGAACGCAATTGAGCAGAAGTTGCAGTTGCCGAAGCAGCCGCGGTTGTGCATGATCGAGAATTCCACCTCTTTGATCGCGTCGACGCCGCCCTGCGCTTCATAGGAGGGATGGTACATCCGCTCGAACGGGAGCGCAAACACCGCGTCGAGTTCTTCTGTCGAGAGCGGCGGCATCGG from Anaerotruncus rubiinfantis includes the following:
- a CDS encoding helix-turn-helix domain-containing protein, which encodes MIHMNALEILKKKGKSKYWLYKQLGISGQNANRLLYNETRSIRYSTIEALCQILECTPNDLFVIEPDQPEHD
- a CDS encoding helix-turn-helix domain-containing protein, which encodes MIRLNALEILQKKGKTKYWLAKHLGTSGQNLNKILYNETRSIRYSTIEALCQILECTPNDLFVIEPDQQEHA
- a CDS encoding helix-turn-helix domain-containing protein; amino-acid sequence: MVRINILELLAQKGKSRSWLGKQLGMGGQNLNKILYGKTKGIHFETIEALCQVLECTPNDLFCIDDE
- a CDS encoding YgiQ family radical SAM protein → MFLPLTQKEMKARGWDEADFICVTGDAYVDHPSFGIAIVSRLLESLGYRVAMISQPVSDSDYTRFGAPKYGFWVTGGNIDSMVAHYTAARRKRSDDAYTPGGKAGRRPDRATTVYCNKIRELYPDSQIVIGGLEASMRRFAHYDYWADTVLPSILLDSKADLLIFGMGEKQTEIIARELAAGTPAKEIRCRGICYLTDQLGLPTDAVSVASFQKVKENKLSYAKATHTEIEEQDAVRGRKIIQKQGDNLFLIQTEPMPPLSTEELDAVFALPFERMYHPSYEAQGGVDAIKEVEFSIMHNRGCFGNCNFCSIAFHQGRSVTCRSKQSILAEAESFTRNPRFKGIISDVGGPSANFRHPSCKKQLSKGLCAERKCLAPTPCPALEVDHSEYLDILRDLRELPGVKHVFVRSGLRYDYMMLERDDRFMRELLAHHVSGQLKVAPEHCSPNVLDCMGKPHIEVYERFAERFYKLTKQVGKEQYLVPYLISSHPGSTLKDAVNLALFLKRNRIRPEQVQDFYPTPGTVSTCMFYTGLDPYTLRPVYAPSSQEDKWLQRSLLQYFKPENRRAVMTALKKAGREDLIGTGPNCLIAPDRETLERQKNAERRRETEKALKQRQDGRVRGRSRERNDRSVGKAKTGKNSRYAKVNRGGR